The Pangasianodon hypophthalmus isolate fPanHyp1 chromosome 13, fPanHyp1.pri, whole genome shotgun sequence genome includes a window with the following:
- the pitpnc1a gene encoding cytoplasmic phosphatidylinositol transfer protein 1, giving the protein MLMKEYRICMPLTVEEYRIGQLYMISKHSHEQSERGEGVEVVQNEPFEDPTYGAGQFTEKRVYLNNKLPSWARAVVPKIFYVTEKAWNYYPYTVTAFNCSYFFSLIVFFLAKFSIHIETKYEDNNGSNDNIFDEPRNEDTEVCFVDIAYDEIPERYYKESEDLRYFKSEKTARGLLQEGWRDTQDPIMCSYKLVTVKFEVWGLQTRVEQFVHKVIRDVLSLGHRQAFAWVDEWIDMTMEEVREYERATQEATNKKLGTFPPAISISETPLTSCAHSGPSSAPSTPLSTEAPDFLSVPKDRPRKKSAPETLTLPDPARRDSSYRLPSLFSWGSSSRQPE; this is encoded by the exons TACAGGATTGGGCAGCTGTACATGATCAGCAAACACAGCCACGAGCAGAGTGAGCGAGGCGAGGGCGTGGAGGTGGTGCAGAACGAGCCATTTGAGGACCCCACATACGGTGCTGGCCAGTTCACCGAGAAACGCGTCTATCTCAACAA CAAGCTGCCCAGCTGGGCACGAGCAGTCGTTCCCAAGATCTTCTATGTAACGGAGAAGGCATGGAACTATTACCCCTACACAGTCACTG CTTTTaattgttcttattttttttcccttatagtGTTCTTTCTTGCCAAGTTTTCCATACACATAGAGACGAAATATGAGGACAACAACGGCAGCAATGACAAT ATCTTTGACGAGCCCAGAAATGAGGACACTGAGGTGTGTTTCGTTGACATCGCGTATGATGAAATCCCAGAGCGCTACTACAAAGAATCTGAG GACCTGCGCTACTTTAAGTCAGAGAAGACAGCACGGGGTTTGCTGCAGGAGGGCTGGAGAGACACTCAGGACCCCATCATGTGCTCCTATAAGCTGGTGACGGTGAAGTTTGAGGTGTGGGGCCTGCAGACACGTGTGGAGCAGTTTGTTCACAAg gTGATAAGGGACGTGTTGTCGCTAGGTCACAGACAGGCCTTTGCCTGGGTGGATGAGTGGATTG ACATGACAatggaggaggtgagagagtaCGAGCGTGCCACGCAAGAAGCCACCAATAAGAAGCTAGGCACATTTCCCCCTGCCATCTCCATCAGCGAGACGCCCCTGACATCCTGCGCCCACAGCGGACCATCCAGTGCCCCCTCCACCCCCCTCTCCACAGAAGCCCCAGACTTCCTCTCTGTGCCCAAAGACAGACCGCGGAAGAAATCAGCACCAGAGACACTCACACTCCCCGATCCGGCGAGGAGAGACTCCAGTTATCGGCTACCGAGCCTCTTCTCCTGGGGCTCCAGCTCCCGTCAGCCTGAATGA